Genomic window (Primulina eburnea isolate SZY01 chromosome 8, ASM2296580v1, whole genome shotgun sequence):
GCCTTGGTTGCTGCCATATACTCGGCTTCCATTGTAGACAAGGCCACCACCTTTTGCAGACTGGCCTTCCCGCTCACAGGTATCCAAAAAGTGATCTTCTTGAATCTAGACAACCTTCATAGTCAGAGTCTAAGCATCCTTCAGTCACTTTATATGGATCAACTTTTTCACTGTAGCATAGTCCAGCACTTTTGGTTCCACTCAGGTATCTTATAATCCACTTGAATGTTTGCCAATGTTTTTTTTCTCGGGATTAGAGATAAATCTGCTTGTTATACTTCAAATGTATGCCAAATCTGGTCAGGTGCACACCATGCAATACATGACACTTTCTCCATGTGTTTCCTTTCATCCTCATCCCGTGGGATGTGAGCATATTCGAAAGCTTAAAATCTTGAGCTATTCCAGTACCTAGTCAAGATTTTGTTCACATAAGCCTCTTGGGACAGGAACAATTTCTTCAATTTTCTGTCATGCTTGATATCGATTCCCAAGATCCTGCCAGTCGATCCCAATACTTTTGAACTCGGAGTTGAGTTTACCTTCGAGCTTGTCAATTTCTGATATGTTCTTGCTGGCAAGGAAGTCATCTACATACTTTAGTAGAACAATGGAACATGAATAGTCCTTACTCCATTTCCTAGTCAACCAATGACACATCTGAGATATCGGTACATTGAGACCTTCCCTACGTCTAGCAAACACTTCAGCAATTGCTGAAAAATATTTATACGCCAAAATATAGCACAAATTGTTAAACCACATGTATTAGTATGATATAAAATAAcaacaatattttataaaaagaaCAATATTTAGTTGTCTGCAAAGGATGAACAAATCCACTTATATAGAAGCTACCACACTTACTGAAGTCTGGATCATCCCACGTCGTGCGACCAAATTTTCATAGCTTATAAACTTAGCTCCGAGATCTTTTCGTAATCCATAACGTATTTCCTCGAAAGCTATTCTACTCCATGGATAGTTAGTAAAACTATCAAAGTTATTAATTAATCTAATCCACTCTGAGTCCAGTGTATCATGTTTATTTTTTCGTTATCGACCCAATACAGCTGTCACAAAAAAGACTGGCCAATTTCAACTTCTCCACATCTACTTCTTCACCTAACTAATCCTCTCATCAGTTCTAGCTATAAAATCCCCCAAACATATATTGTCTCTTCCACCAAAATGAGTAAGCCTAAATTCATCATCCTCAGGTATCACATGGTAAAATTTAGAATAATTTAGGACAGTGACCAAACAATACTCTAACAACGAAAAATGTAGGGGTCGTTTGCGATATATCATCTAATGTTCATTACATCCACTATCATAACTCTGTTTATTCATCAAAAATTACAACAATTAATTCAAATTCGTATAATCTTTAGCACATATAACTAAATTATCAAATTGTGTAAGATGGACCAAATGTTCCATTTCCTTTTTATTCAAAAACGATACtattttcttaaaaatctcAAGATATTTTGATCCTAAAGTTAActtacaatcaaagagttgatcaCTTCCAAGTTTCGTGGGGAAGTAAACATGCACAAAAAATGTTTAATtgtcaaaaattaaaattgggTCTTGTTATAGTCAAAAATTGGGTCGAGTGGGTGAGATTTGGGTCGAGTAGCCTCGAAGGAACCCCAAGCATCGACCCAACTGGTGGGTCGAGCTCTTTGGTCAAGCAAGTGGGATTTGGGTCGAGTAGCCTATTCGATCCAAGCCTCGCCTAAACCCCAAGCCTCGACCCAACTGTTGGGTCGAGGTTTACATTTAGCTCGACCCAGGTGTCATGCTCGACCCAAAAAATCGATTTAGGGTGCGGTGTGGTCTTCTCCTAATCGATCGATTTAGGGTAAGGAACATGTCGAACCAAGAAATCGATCGAAGAAGATGCTACCCGAATATGTGAGTCGAGCTCGACCCAAGCAAAAAAATTTAGTggtaaaaatcaaaataataagttgAGCTCTTACAAATATATGATTATCTCTTTGGATTTGTTCTAAACCAATTTCTCGTAGACTCATTATTCCAGCGTATGTGAGAGCTGAGAAACCACACAAATTTGACAAAAACGGTGATGCGAAAAATGATACAAGAGGAACGAGAAATTGGGAAGACTGAGAGTGAGATGTTATGAACGAGCTAGTGAGGTAAGTATTTTaggtttttttatttaattaaattttacgCTTCATTAtgtataaattaaattttaaatacactAATATTTGACAAAATTAGGTTTTAAATAAAGGATAAAAAAGTAAAATACACCGCTCTTTACGTCTCGGAGTCCCGATTTCCTCCCCCGCTCGGATTTATGGGGACCTTCAAGAGTTGAATCAAAAAGTGGAGCAATGTACTACATTTCAATGATTGACGACTACTCCCGGAAAGTTTGGGTTATAACTAGTGTTCTAAAAAGCCCGCTTAAGCTTGGAGCTTGACAAAAATGCCCCGTTTCGGAGAAAGCGGAAAAAAGCAGTTAAACTGTAGTTTGATCGAATTAAGCGTAATTGAGACGTTTAATTAAGTGTGTTTAAGCACAATTAATCACATCtatttacttttttattttgaaggtatgtctttttattttaaaataataaattaagtttataatttagatatttattttttaattttaactaTGTTAAGCAtgtctgataatgatttgacaaatatttagcattttttaatgtgttctagttgcaaaaacaaataaagattgtaattttgagatttttatgcttttataaatatgaaaattattGCATAAGACtttaatttatcatatttatgtattattttatctatttattattttgagataattacaattacactaAAGATAAAAAACGTTTTTTCACGCTTAAGTCTATGCTAATCTCCATAAGCTTGAAAAGCTTGGAGCTCGACATTCGTGCTTCGGGGTGCTTCACGCTTTTTAGAACCTTGGTTATAACTATCTCGAGTAAGGATCAAGTATCACAAGCTTTCAAGGATTGGAAAGTTGTATCAAATGTGGCACGACTTGAAAGCAGTTTAATTGTTGCCATTCACCAACCAAAATTAAACTATACTTCCAAGAGGAACCCCCTTTAATTAATGATGGGAATGGTTCGGGGAAGCTTTCTATGCTTGCTAAAATGCTAATGATTCAGTTGCTTGCAGAACATGGTTGGCAAATTAATGCTCATTTATTTCCATATGTTTAAGCAATGCCATTTTCCTTTGTGCAGGCTCATGGATCATTTGAACTGAATGATGTAAGTGCTGTACCTCCTGAAACCAAACCAACTCTGCATGAGTCCGACCAGAAAGAAACCAAATCTATTGGGTTTAACAGACTACATGAGTGGGTTGAGTGCAGGGAAAGTTCTAATTCAGTTGATTCGCTGTAAACCATAAATTCtgctgatacatctatctgactCAAGTCATTGCTCATTACCAAATGGTTAGCTTCACGAGCAATGACAAGCTCAATCCGCCAATGGTAGACCAGATGAAACGGATGCTTCACAAGCTTCTGCTGATGGGCCGGTACATATTTCTCATACTGATGGTGTCTCTGATGTTAACCCTTCACAATCTGCAGTAATTGCTGAAGTTGACAAGCCATTAGAAAAGTAGATTCTCATGCTGGAACAGAAGACTCTTCTCGACACGCAGAATGTCAAGATAAGAAGAGATTGTAGATTCTAACAGTGAGCTAAGATGTTCCTTTTGGCCTTAGCTAACCGCTGCCTATGAATTCACTCGTAGCCTAACCTTTTTAGTGTCGATACTGTTAGCAAGGTAAACCCATACTTGCTGCAGAAATGAACAATGTTTTACAGAATTTGTTTACACCTACTAATTCCAAGGTGCAATTTGTTTAAAAATGCTTTTGTCCATTCGGTTTCTGTTGTCAAATTTGTAAATCGAGTTACTGAAGTCACCATTTTGTTTTACCTGCTTCGACTTCTGCAATTAACTACATCTATGTTTATGATACACTGCAAATGAGAATTGCAGGACTTTTAACTGTAAATTAAGTATTtctaaataatgtatttgacatGTTCACTTAAGTTCCAGTTACATCCCATTCGCAAAATTTATGTTCCATAGAACACTGGAGGAATTCTCTCACAGCAAACAAATACGGAGGCTTCATTTTGGCAACTTTATCAGTGGATGGGTTCATCGGAGATAGTGGCTGCATCTGCCTCCAAATTACGCCTCTTCTTCTTTCCTTCTCCGTGTCTAGATCTTCTGGGAGCCTCATCTTCACTTCCGCTTTCATCATTCCTGTAGTTTCCAGCACTGAAATGATCATCTTGTTGAGTTTTACCGCTCTGCTGATATCGCCCTTCAACTTCTGGTCCACTGCCAGAGCCTAGCATCTCTGGACCCTTGACTTGATCTGAGCTATCACTCCTATAACCTGTTGGTGCCCTCTGATCTCTGTTAACTCGATAAGAATTTTGAGGAAGTTGTGATTGAGGTGGTGGATAAAAAGGAGGCATACCAACTGGCCTACCGGCTCTAGTCATGGCAGCAGCTCCAATACCCATGAAAGGTGCCCTCCCTGGACCCATAATCATCCCAAATCCACCCGAAGGTCGACCAGGGAACATCATACCAGGGGCAGGACCTAAAAAATCACCAGAGAACCTAGGACCATATGGTCCAAATCCACGGGGAGCAGCCATACCAAAAATATCAGGCACGGGAAAACCATCGGGATTCATAGCTCGATAAGAAAATCCATCAGCGCCCATCATGTTAGGAGGAAAACCTCGAGCCCCTGCAAAAGGCCGAGATCCGCGTGCAAGAGGGATTTGAGGAGGCCACATCATTCCTCTACTCCTTCCCCTGCCTTGAGCTCCAAAGACCTGTCCAGGGCTTTCATCTTCTTCTTCACTTTCTTCCTCTTCCTCTTCCTCATTATCTTCGAAGGGCACAATATCTGGGTTTTCATTCCTATTTTCAACGTTTACTCCCTGTGCCATCTCCTCCTCTCGTTTTGATTCTGCTGCAAGAGAGACAGCCTGGGAAAAGAAATTTCAGTCGAGGGTGTATTACCTCAAACAGTTAAACTGCATAATTTATTATTGAAAATTATACAATTGCATGGCTCATGAAGTCATGTTGCTTTCTCAGAACACATGTAAACCAGAACAAGGTGGTTGTGCCTCAGCATTGTTTCCAATAACTGCAACATTCTCATAAAACAAGTAGTAGATGGGATATATTGACAGGAAAGCATAAACTGCCAAATCTCCAACCAAGGACTAACTATTTACAATAAGAAGGCATTTGTCATTTTTCTAGGTAATAGATTTGGTACACTATTGCAAATGGTCAATACAAGACGCCAAAATAATGTAATAATAGATACTTGGCTCAAATATATTCAAATCATTGATACGTTCAATGGTCAAATTAGCaagatattataattaaatgaTAAAGCCAGTGTGAACTGAGGATGGATAGGAAGCTTAAAACGTCTGCAGATTGATCCTAAAAGGTGTAATAACAATTCTGTAAATATTCTATAATACAATTTTTaaggataaaaaaaaataccatAAGATCACTGTCTGGCTCTAGGTAGAGCAAGGATGCCAACTGCTCACCAATAGAGGGCTCCAGTTCTTGGCAATCTCTACTTATCTGCGTTGAAATAACAAAGCAATGTTCAAAAACATTCTGTAAATCTACAGAGCATGCTAAGTTGCTCAGATTCAGGAATTTGAAAGGCAGCTacacaatataaaatattaaaaatgaggTAGGAAAATAAATGATAACATACTACAAACCATCTAAAATAACTGATTGAATGTGATTGAATGCATGATCACTAGTGACTAGGACTAAGATAAACATGGGAACAACAAACTtaggaaagattttgaaaaaaaattgccTTCACCTGCCCCTCTCAGTACATAACCTTCCACAACATACTCACAAATTAAGGTTTCAATTAAAAATCAATCTGAAATTCTGATTTAGGAATTTGTGTTCCAAGCACCAATATAAATCAAAACATTGGTAAGCTCCTTGACCTATGTTGGAAGCTTTcaagatcaataacaagaatTAGTACCTTTGGACAGGAATTAGTCCAGAGATATATTGAACTGATAATCTTGAAATGCTTTATTTTTATCAGTTGGTCCTTATTAACAAGATTAAGAACTTTGCACTATTCGAAAACTACAATGTAGCATAATCTAAGGGATCAAAGAGTTTTATTAACCCCTCAATACAATAAGCTCTCCTTGGAAGTTATCAACTCATTTCCCTAATCAAATGGTaggaaataagaaaaatataaagTTTCAAAAGTTCAAACTATATTAAAGAATAAGCAAGACAGATGAACGTAAAGTACGTACCTTCACTGGTAAGTTCTCGTTGTATGGGTTTCTCAAATGCCTAGTTTTGTTGAAGGACAGTTCACAGAGCTGCAAGCAAGATGGTATGGCTTGTTATTGCTTAAAATTTGCTAATACAAATGCATTTAATTATTCATCGGATAGCAAAACATAGTCGGCCTGAATGCACACACAAAAAAGGGCTCCATGGACTTGCAGAAATGAAAATACTAATGAAGGTGGTGGTGCCATAATCAGTATAGCAGAGCCGAATTCCACAttgtttttcatattttaacATATGATGGGCTGGAAATCGGATTGGAaatatttgttaaaaaaaaagcaTACACGATATTATTTAAATGTTATGAAGACTAAGGACCTGGTATCACTAACTATACTTGCTGCATATTAGGATCAGAATGCGACAAAAAGAAGTAAAACAGCTCAAAAAAAAGAGGGCAtagaaaaaatcataaaatatgaaGAATCTGTTAACATCCAATATTactcttaaaaaaaattaacataaaTTTGGCTTCTAATGACATAAATAGAAACCAGAAATTGGTCATAATAAGCTAAAGACATCAGTTGGGATGTAAGCCTCAGATACAATCTGATGAGAATAAATGAATCATCAAACCAAGAAAATGCATATCACAGGTTACTGAAGCTACTTGACCAGACAAATGCTGTGCCTCAGAAAGGTGATGATAAGAATCAAACAGCAAGAATTTCATTCATTCATCTCAGAAGAATAGATTGAATACTAATGATCCCTTGGAAAATTAGAATATATTGAACTTCAAATGCATTTCCAAACAACAAGGACCTTTAAccatttgagagaaaaatttcGTCCATAATGAGCAGTTGTTCCATGCGCATGCTTCCAGTTTCCTCCACTGACGGAGCCACCAATTCTGGATGTCATCTTTGCACAGCCCTAGTAAACCACAATATATCtactataaaaataaatcgGTGCCACTGCTAAAATAAGGGAATGAGCCTAAGCTTATTTTTGCTTTAATATTAAAAAGAACTACACCGGTCATCAGTAACATACAAAACCCACCTGAAAATGTCTAGTCTTGTTGACTGAAAAAATCAAAATGACATTCTCAACAGAGTCAAAAGCTTCATTAAGTTTAGCCTCATTGCTTCGCTGAGTTGCCCATACACCTTGTTGAGCAGAGAGTTCCAGATTCTCAACATTGCAACTTTTGACCACAAAGTACCTATAATAACCATATGAGCATGGAGAGTTTAGAAGTCATAATGCCCCAACTGAATAAACCTATCTTGAGTGGTTTAATAGTTGGGAGGTTAAGGGATTGAGAAGAGACATGTTCTGATTAAAAACCTCTGCAAGGATATTTTACCTAATACAAAGATCACTACATTAGTAGAGACTTAAGTGGTCATAATGCCCCAACTGATTAAACTTATCTTGAGTGGTTTGATAGTTGGGAGATTAAGGGACCGAGAAAAGACATGTTCAGATTAAAAACCTCTACAAGGATATTTACCTAAATAAAGATCATTATATGATGCTGTATAAAACTTAAGATCGAAAACAGTAATTCATTTCTTCCGCTGGTATATTTAACTTCATGCGGGACATCCCCGTATTTGATTTCCTACATTAGTGAAAAACTACAGGCATCACGAAAGAATATGGTTCCCCAACCCTCTTCCTCCATCTTCCCACAAGATAGATTGTACATTATAACAATCCATATGCGTGACTGAAATCTTTTTCCTATGAAGCTTGAAAACTTATTTTCAAATGAGAATTATCCCGTGGAATTCCTAGCCACCAAGGTTTCAATGAGTAAATTAACATTATTATCCTGGCATAATTTTAAGTTTCAATGCAAGTCATCCActgataaattcaaatattctaCGGTAACCAAGACGCCTAATTAATTATGAAATATGCACAAACTGCCTAAGGCTATAAATATCATCGGGcatatatacaatataataaaaaatcagAAAGTATCGGTTATCATATACAAAAAACTATTTTccatcaatatacatctctggtCCAAGAGAGCACTCAATTTGTCTACCAAGAATGAGAAGAGGAGCCTAGAAAGTTTTCTATTATTATCTTTTTATCTTCGTTCCACTTGCTATTATCAGAATCTTGCTTTCTACAAATATAATTAAGATTAAAAGTCTTTGTCCTTCGGAAAACGGAAGCTTCTAAATAGAAGAAACCCACCGACTATATGATTTAAAAACACTTTTGGataaaaaattttatataaataagtGACAAAATAGGAAAAGAAAGTTCTCAGAAAAAGAGAGaatgaaaaaataaagtttttcattctttcattcttttctgaccAGGTAATCCGAGTGGCTAAAAGAACATATATCTTGTCTTAGAGAGCTTCTTTCCTCTACTGTCAGAGTAATGTACCAGGATATTTGCTTTCCAAGAAATTGTAAGAATTCAAATCAATTCTATTAAAAATTGCAGTAACTACAAGCTATTTTTATTGACTAAAAGTATTGCATGGGCTTATGAGCATGGACAAGGGTTAGTGCATCAATTTAATTCTCTTTATAgtgtacaataacaaaaatcagACAAAAAACAAACAACCAAAACTAAGAAATACATCGACCAGAGAGTAATAGGAAGAAATTGAGAACGTGAAAGCAGTTAAGGTCCATGACAATGGCCTTGAGAAAGTAACTACAGCTGAGGTTGTAAATATCTCTTAAACTAACAAccataaataaatacatgaactGTTTGGTGACCTAATTAAAGACCTTGTTCTGAACGGACCTAGAAGTTCCTTGGGGCAGGGGTGTTGCAGTCCTAGGAGCTTGATTTTGCTGGCCATTGGGAATAATCTGTCCTTGAGCTTGTCCACCCAGCTGCTGAGTCTGCAGTCCTAGCTGTGGTTGATGATGCACACTACCATCCCCTGTCGTGTTAATTTTTTCCAATTGATTTGTATCATTGGGTCCTTGTGGAAACTGAGGTTTATCT
Coding sequences:
- the LOC140838677 gene encoding 30-kDa cleavage and polyadenylation specificity factor 30-like yields the protein MDDAEGGLSFDFEGGLDPGPTHPTASVPVIQPSPDPTAGSASAGLSTNNPSNAPVPAPEGIGGGRRSFRQTVCRHWLRSLCMKGDACGFLHQYDKSRMPVCRFFRLYGECREQDCVYKHTNEDIKECNMYKLGFCPNGPDCRYRHAKLPGPPPPVEEVLQKIQQLASYNYGNSNRFFQNRNTNYAQPVDKPQFPQGPNDTNQLEKINTTGDGSVHHQPQLGLQTQQLGGQAQGQIIPNGQQNQAPRTATPLPQGTSRYFVVKSCNVENLELSAQQGVWATQRSNEAKLNEAFDSVENVILIFSVNKTRHFQGCAKMTSRIGGSVSGGNWKHAHGTTAHYGRNFSLKWLKLCELSFNKTRHLRNPYNENLPVKISRDCQELEPSIGEQLASLLYLEPDSDLMAVSLAAESKREEEMAQGVNVENRNENPDIVPFEDNEEEEEEESEEEDESPGQVFGAQGRGRSRGMMWPPQIPLARGSRPFAGARGFPPNMMGADGFSYRAMNPDGFPVPDIFGMAAPRGFGPYGPRFSGDFLGPAPGMMFPGRPSGGFGMIMGPGRAPFMGIGAAAMTRAGRPVGMPPFYPPPQSQLPQNSYRVNRDQRAPTGYRSDSSDQVKGPEMLGSGSGPEVEGRYQQSGKTQQDDHFSAGNYRNDESGSEDEAPRRSRHGEGKKKRRNLEADAATISDEPIH